One genomic window of Mucilaginibacter sp. SJ includes the following:
- a CDS encoding arylsulfatase, translating to MKTKKITLFLSLGLLVAFTAKAQNGQTPVFGGTVGKTLDESKEWWPEPHKAPTGAPNVLWIILDDVGFGATSTFGGIIKTPNFDTLANNGLRYTNFHTAGICAPTRSALLTGRNHHYVHEGGFSHVTLSAGFPGYDGRIPSDKGTIAEILRENGYNTFAVGKYGLTPDEDATDAGPFDRWPTGKGFDHFFGFLGSATDQYKPDLVEDNAHVTPDGRHLTDQITDKAIFYLTRQHKVAPDKPFFLYYAPGATHSPHQVAAEWSDLYKGQFDGGWDDFREKVIARQKQLGIIPAYAKLPERNSRIPAWKSLPDAEKKLYARFMEVYAGYLTYTDHEVGRLINHLKQSGQLDNTLVFVIIGDNGASKEGTVHGVINPKKNSAKLVAEDAYLKTNIEDITDIGTPQASTNYPLGWAQAANTPFKYWKQDANSEGGTRNPLIVYYPKGIKEKGIRTQYGHVIDVLPTTLEYTGIKLPEYIRGIKQDTLQGTSLVYSFDHPEAKSKHVLQHYYIFGARSIYSDGWKAEAAHHPDNVELGDFKVGQNVPDKSFDDDIWELYNLNEDFNERVDLAKKYPEKLKELKAVFEAQAQKNNLYPFIDWYDVYHQRIHKNYKK from the coding sequence ATGAAAACAAAAAAAATAACATTGTTCCTTTCGCTTGGCTTGCTCGTAGCATTTACAGCCAAAGCACAAAACGGACAAACGCCGGTATTTGGCGGTACGGTGGGCAAAACGCTTGATGAGTCGAAGGAGTGGTGGCCGGAACCTCATAAAGCGCCCACCGGCGCGCCAAACGTATTATGGATCATTTTGGATGACGTTGGCTTTGGCGCTACAAGCACCTTTGGCGGCATTATCAAAACCCCCAATTTTGATACGCTGGCTAATAATGGCTTGCGTTATACCAATTTTCACACTGCGGGGATCTGCGCGCCAACGCGTTCGGCTTTATTGACCGGGCGTAACCATCATTATGTTCATGAGGGGGGCTTTTCGCATGTAACTTTATCGGCAGGGTTTCCGGGTTATGATGGCCGCATTCCATCTGATAAGGGAACCATTGCCGAGATTTTGCGCGAGAATGGCTACAACACCTTCGCGGTAGGTAAATATGGGCTTACACCCGATGAAGATGCAACCGATGCCGGTCCGTTCGACCGCTGGCCTACAGGCAAGGGCTTTGACCATTTTTTCGGATTTTTAGGATCAGCTACAGATCAGTATAAACCCGATTTGGTTGAGGACAATGCACACGTAACGCCCGACGGCCGTCACCTTACAGATCAGATCACCGATAAAGCTATTTTCTACCTTACACGCCAGCATAAGGTTGCGCCTGATAAGCCATTCTTTTTATACTACGCGCCGGGTGCTACCCATTCGCCGCACCAGGTTGCTGCCGAATGGAGCGACCTATACAAAGGCCAGTTTGACGGTGGCTGGGACGATTTCAGGGAGAAAGTTATTGCAAGACAAAAACAATTGGGCATTATCCCGGCATATGCTAAACTGCCCGAGCGTAACTCACGCATCCCGGCGTGGAAATCATTGCCTGATGCTGAGAAGAAATTGTACGCCCGTTTCATGGAAGTTTATGCCGGATACCTTACCTATACCGATCATGAAGTTGGCAGACTCATCAATCACCTGAAGCAAAGCGGTCAGCTGGATAACACGCTGGTATTTGTAATCATTGGAGATAATGGTGCAAGTAAGGAAGGTACGGTTCACGGTGTAATCAACCCTAAAAAGAACTCGGCCAAATTGGTTGCCGAAGATGCTTATCTGAAAACCAATATTGAGGACATTACCGATATCGGTACGCCGCAGGCAAGTACCAACTACCCGCTGGGATGGGCACAGGCTGCCAATACGCCATTCAAATACTGGAAACAGGATGCCAACTCTGAAGGTGGTACCCGTAACCCACTGATAGTTTATTATCCAAAAGGCATTAAGGAAAAAGGGATCCGCACCCAGTATGGTCATGTGATTGACGTACTACCTACCACACTGGAATATACCGGCATTAAATTGCCTGAATACATCCGTGGCATTAAGCAGGATACCTTGCAGGGTACATCACTGGTATATTCGTTTGATCATCCCGAAGCAAAATCAAAACATGTATTGCAGCACTATTACATTTTTGGGGCGAGGTCGATTTATAGCGATGGCTGGAAGGCCGAAGCAGCACATCACCCTGATAATGTGGAGTTAGGCGATTTTAAAGTGGGACAAAATGTACCTGATAAAAGTTTTGATGACGATATTTGGGAATTATACAACCTGAATGAGGATTTCAACGAACGGGTTGACCTCGCCAAAAAATATCCTGAAAAATTAAAGGAGCTGAAAGCAGTTTTTGAGGCACAAGCTCAAAAAAATAACCTGTATCCGTTTATCGACTGGTATGATGTGTATCACCAGCGTATTCACAAAAACTACAAAAAGTAA
- a CDS encoding RagB/SusD family nutrient uptake outer membrane protein, whose product MKTKNIIYLIILVLAAASCAKLKEDPRSFIPASQFYKTQADAVAAVTAAYSLLNAGANAVQTPYNTLFNTGMNFMADDEGPGPGATNADVRSQSVLGHSASGLRILQIWQQHYAAIKKANIAIDTIPDIKFDATLNKRLVAEAKFLRALYYFNLVRLYGDVPLVLHDQTSINLSDLQVPRTAAATVYAQIETDLTNAAADLPNNYTGADVGRATAGAAYSLLAKVYLTERKWDKAVTQAEAVINGPYGYDLFANYADVFLPATENGKEHIFSAQFKSNSQGQGNNQAPRSILNGIPGMVGSYADQVVFYSVPDATKPGGVDKFFSIYKLYPANDKRKRVSFVTHFQSPTTNLWYGKLNDATIPNDSIPFFNKYYDPSVASNEAESGANVSIIRFSEVLLIHAEAENELNGPTAKAYASINRVRKRAGLDDLAGLDQASFRNAVYLERRLEFVFEYQRWFDLIRERDASGKGILEASLLKVGKTNVSKGAAGKFYLFPIPQQEIDNSNGKLTQNPGWQ is encoded by the coding sequence ATGAAGACGAAAAATATTATATACCTCATTATACTGGTACTTGCAGCTGCTTCGTGCGCCAAGCTCAAGGAAGACCCGCGGTCGTTTATCCCGGCAAGTCAGTTTTATAAAACCCAGGCCGATGCTGTGGCGGCAGTTACCGCGGCTTACTCCCTGCTTAATGCCGGTGCAAACGCGGTACAAACACCTTATAACACCCTTTTTAACACGGGTATGAATTTTATGGCTGATGATGAAGGACCAGGACCCGGTGCTACCAATGCCGACGTACGATCACAGTCGGTATTAGGCCATTCTGCATCAGGATTGCGGATCCTACAGATCTGGCAGCAGCATTATGCAGCTATCAAAAAAGCTAATATCGCTATAGATACCATTCCCGATATCAAATTTGATGCTACGCTAAACAAAAGGCTTGTTGCCGAAGCGAAGTTTTTAAGGGCACTGTATTACTTTAACCTGGTAAGGCTTTATGGCGATGTGCCTTTGGTTCTACACGATCAAACATCCATTAACCTGTCTGATTTGCAGGTGCCAAGAACAGCAGCGGCTACGGTTTATGCCCAGATAGAAACCGATTTAACTAACGCCGCTGCCGATTTGCCGAATAACTACACCGGTGCCGATGTAGGCAGGGCTACCGCAGGCGCCGCTTATTCCTTATTAGCTAAAGTTTACCTTACCGAACGTAAATGGGATAAAGCCGTTACGCAAGCCGAAGCGGTAATTAACGGGCCTTACGGATACGATTTGTTTGCCAATTATGCCGATGTATTTTTACCTGCAACCGAAAATGGCAAGGAGCATATTTTTTCCGCGCAGTTTAAATCAAACTCGCAAGGGCAGGGTAACAACCAGGCACCGCGATCAATATTGAACGGGATCCCGGGGATGGTGGGCAGTTATGCCGATCAGGTAGTGTTTTATTCGGTGCCCGATGCAACCAAACCCGGCGGTGTAGATAAGTTTTTCAGTATTTATAAGCTGTATCCGGCTAATGATAAACGTAAACGGGTGAGCTTTGTAACACACTTTCAAAGCCCTACCACCAATCTTTGGTATGGTAAGCTTAATGACGCCACTATTCCTAATGACTCTATTCCATTCTTTAATAAATATTACGATCCAAGCGTGGCATCTAACGAGGCAGAGTCAGGCGCTAATGTATCTATCATCCGCTTTTCAGAAGTGTTGCTGATCCATGCTGAAGCTGAAAATGAACTCAATGGGCCAACAGCCAAAGCTTATGCATCCATTAACCGCGTGAGGAAACGTGCCGGGCTTGATGATCTTGCCGGCCTCGATCAGGCTTCATTCCGTAACGCGGTTTATTTAGAACGCAGACTGGAATTTGTGTTTGAATACCAGCGCTGGTTTGATCTGATCCGCGAGCGGGATGCATCTGGTAAGGGTATCCTTGAAGCAAGCTTGTTGAAGGTTGGCAAAACCAATGTGAGCAAAGGCGCGGCAGGCAAATTTTACCTGTTCCCTATACCACAGCAGGAAATTGACAACAGTAATGGTAAGCTTACGCAAAATCCGGGGTGGCAATAA
- a CDS encoding SusC/RagA family TonB-linked outer membrane protein, with translation MKKLLLIPFLLFIAFPLLTIAQQTQPTINSHLVGRVIDSTTREPLPGAVVKIQGTTHVVSTDIEGKFSFITGQKFPYKLIITFTGYEKKEFIADGSPVEIKLKDAQTQLNQVVVVGYGSQKRKDITGSVASVPALALKQPVPSLDRALQGSVSGIQVTQATGQPGAGVTVQIRGVNSINAVAEPLYIIDGFPTSNSNSLTDAGVTNGPKINPLASISTSDIESIEVLKDASATAIYGTRGANGVIIITTKKGKAGVSSINYDGSYGKQEVIKTLSLLNTPQWEALRNDALVNTGKTAQTEAQLNPYNANTDWQGAAFRKGTSQNHSLSIFSGTERTRLAFSGNYFKQDGILQNTNFERYAGRVNVEHDYNDKFKISSFITGSRTTAQIAPQGVVPAILLMTPTTPVYNADGSFFIKNVFEGTYGNPINTLYNQTNTTTTSRILGNIAGDYKITENLTARVLAGVDIIDNKQNRYLPSTVYEGSGYSGLGEVGTLNSFNWLNENTLTYNKKFGKHSLNVLAGFTQQQFKAEGSINGSSGFVSDYDTFNNLGSGSVTSVSGSGFAIAPSSSSNTWALKSYLGRINYGFNSKYLLTLTLRADGSSKFAPGHQWASFPSAAIAWNASSEDFLKNVTAISQLKLRLSAGQTGNSDIPAYQSYSQLGYYRYNFGNSTVAGFAPNSLYNPNLTWEKTSQYDFGFDLGLFKDRVTVTADVYYKKTTNLLLYLPLPATSGLTIITNTAITNPQQYENVGSVQNKGFELGINSRNIVGSFVWNTNLVFALNRNKVLSLGGNGVNQFIPDSSLPSIIKVGEPIGSFIGYKTNGLIQAGGPVLTPAANTAPGGQNYQDINGDGKITQTGDRVILGNAQPKFTGGITNTFAYKGFDLSVFLQGSYGNKIYNQQRGVLELGTGYTNATTTLLNRWTPTNTNTDVHSAYQDPAPTISDRFVENGSYLRLKSLGFGYTFPQSVLSRSPIKKVRIYLSAQNLATWTKYTGYDPEVSSNEQSAITSGVDNGAYPNNKSVIVGIGLTL, from the coding sequence ATGAAAAAACTGCTCTTAATCCCATTCCTGTTGTTTATTGCTTTTCCGTTGTTAACCATCGCGCAGCAAACCCAGCCTACCATCAACTCACATTTAGTTGGTCGTGTAATTGATAGTACAACCCGCGAACCATTGCCGGGTGCTGTGGTTAAGATTCAGGGTACCACGCACGTAGTTTCAACCGATATTGAAGGCAAATTTAGCTTTATAACCGGCCAGAAATTTCCTTATAAGCTCATCATAACCTTCACCGGCTACGAAAAGAAAGAGTTTATTGCCGATGGCAGCCCGGTTGAAATTAAACTTAAAGACGCTCAAACTCAGCTAAACCAGGTGGTTGTGGTGGGCTACGGGTCGCAAAAACGTAAGGATATCACCGGTTCGGTAGCATCGGTACCCGCGCTTGCTTTGAAGCAGCCGGTCCCTTCGCTCGACAGGGCCTTGCAGGGCTCTGTTTCGGGCATCCAGGTTACACAGGCCACCGGGCAACCGGGAGCAGGCGTAACCGTGCAGATCCGCGGTGTAAACTCTATCAATGCTGTTGCCGAACCATTGTATATTATCGATGGTTTCCCTACTTCAAACAGCAACTCGCTTACCGATGCGGGCGTAACCAACGGACCTAAGATCAATCCGCTGGCATCTATCAGCACTTCGGATATTGAAAGCATTGAGGTTTTGAAAGATGCTTCGGCCACAGCTATTTATGGTACGCGTGGTGCTAATGGTGTAATTATCATCACCACTAAAAAAGGTAAAGCTGGCGTGTCATCTATAAATTATGATGGCAGCTATGGCAAGCAGGAAGTAATTAAAACTTTGTCGCTGCTTAACACCCCTCAATGGGAAGCTTTGCGTAACGATGCTTTGGTAAACACCGGTAAAACCGCCCAAACAGAAGCGCAGCTAAACCCATATAATGCCAATACTGACTGGCAAGGTGCCGCCTTCCGTAAAGGGACTTCGCAAAATCATAGCCTTTCGATATTTTCAGGTACTGAGCGTACAAGGCTTGCCTTTTCAGGTAACTACTTTAAACAGGACGGGATCTTGCAAAACACCAACTTTGAGCGTTACGCAGGCAGGGTGAATGTAGAGCATGATTATAACGATAAGTTCAAGATCTCTTCATTTATAACTGGTAGCCGTACCACCGCGCAAATTGCCCCTCAAGGTGTGGTGCCTGCCATTTTGCTGATGACGCCTACCACTCCGGTTTACAATGCGGATGGATCATTCTTTATCAAAAACGTATTTGAGGGCACTTACGGAAACCCAATTAATACGCTGTATAACCAAACCAATACAACTACTACAAGCCGCATTTTAGGAAATATAGCAGGCGATTATAAGATCACCGAAAACCTTACCGCAAGGGTATTAGCCGGTGTGGATATCATCGACAATAAGCAAAACCGCTACCTGCCTTCTACCGTTTACGAGGGTTCGGGCTATTCGGGCCTTGGCGAGGTTGGTACATTAAACTCGTTCAACTGGCTTAACGAAAATACGCTTACCTACAACAAAAAGTTTGGGAAGCATTCATTAAATGTATTAGCCGGTTTCACTCAGCAACAGTTTAAAGCCGAGGGCTCTATTAACGGCTCATCAGGTTTTGTGAGCGATTATGATACTTTCAATAATCTCGGTTCGGGCAGTGTAACTTCGGTATCGGGCAGTGGTTTTGCAATCGCACCATCATCATCGTCCAATACCTGGGCTTTAAAATCATATTTGGGCAGGATAAACTATGGTTTTAACAGCAAATATCTGTTAACCTTAACCCTGCGTGCTGATGGCTCGTCGAAGTTTGCGCCCGGACATCAATGGGCATCATTCCCTTCAGCAGCTATAGCCTGGAATGCCTCAAGCGAAGATTTTCTGAAAAATGTAACTGCCATCAGCCAATTAAAACTGAGGTTGAGTGCCGGTCAAACCGGTAACAGCGATATCCCTGCTTACCAGTCGTACTCGCAGTTAGGTTATTATCGTTATAATTTTGGTAACTCTACAGTTGCCGGTTTCGCACCCAATAGTTTGTACAACCCCAACCTGACCTGGGAGAAAACAAGCCAATATGATTTTGGCTTCGACCTCGGTTTGTTTAAAGACAGGGTTACTGTAACAGCCGATGTTTATTATAAGAAAACCACCAACCTGTTGTTGTACCTGCCATTACCGGCAACAAGTGGTTTAACTATCATTACCAATACCGCTATTACCAACCCGCAGCAATATGAAAATGTGGGCTCGGTACAGAATAAAGGTTTTGAGTTGGGTATTAACTCACGCAACATCGTTGGTAGTTTTGTTTGGAACACCAACCTGGTATTTGCGCTTAACCGTAACAAGGTGCTAAGTCTTGGCGGTAATGGTGTTAACCAGTTCATCCCCGATTCGTCGCTGCCATCCATCATTAAAGTTGGCGAACCTATTGGTTCATTTATTGGTTACAAAACCAATGGCCTGATCCAGGCCGGCGGACCGGTACTTACCCCTGCGGCCAATACCGCTCCGGGTGGTCAAAATTACCAGGACATTAATGGTGATGGTAAAATAACACAAACCGGCGATAGGGTGATCCTTGGTAACGCTCAGCCTAAGTTTACTGGAGGCATTACGAATACGTTCGCTTATAAAGGTTTTGACCTGAGTGTTTTCTTACAGGGATCATACGGCAACAAAATCTACAATCAGCAAAGAGGTGTTTTGGAATTAGGTACCGGTTATACCAACGCTACTACTACATTATTAAACCGTTGGACACCAACTAACACCAATACCGATGTGCACAGTGCTTACCAGGACCCTGCGCCAACTATATCGGATAGGTTTGTTGAAAACGGTTCATACCTGCGCCTTAAAAGCCTTGGTTTTGGTTACACTTTTCCGCAATCCGTACTTTCCAGGTCGCCTATCAAAAAGGTCAGGATCTACCTGAGTGCCCAGAACCTTGCAACCTGGACTAAATACACCGGTTATGATCCTGAAGTGAGCAGCAACGAGCAATCGGCCATTACCTCCGGAGTTGATAATGGTGCTTACCCGAACAATAAATCTGTAATAGTTGGCATAGGGCTTACTCTGTAA
- a CDS encoding formylglycine-generating enzyme family protein: MNKIVLILFSVIWLASCRQPEKPAAIIAVAKVSGTKKKICCESNIPNRFKAAGLSGAALSLPDTGNTRASHAGMAWVPAGTFRMGADNQQAEADEYPKHDVTVDGFWIDKTEVTNAQFEKFVKATGYITTAERKPDWNELKKQMPPGTEKPADSLLVAASLVFVPADHQVNLNDYSQWWAWKTGASWKHPHGQGSDIKGKENYPVVQVSWFDAVAYSKWAGKRLPTEAEWERAARGGLEDKIYPWGNEKVNEGQPKANTWEGNFPYKNTQRDHYYYLAPVSSFAPNGYGLYDMAGNVWEWCADLYNNNYYKTVNNPAGVKNPKGASKSYDPDEPYAIKRVVRGGSFLCNDSYCSGYRVSRRMKTTEDSGMEHLGFRCVSN, from the coding sequence ATGAATAAGATTGTACTTATACTTTTTAGCGTTATATGGCTTGCTTCATGCAGGCAACCGGAGAAACCAGCGGCGATTATTGCGGTAGCCAAAGTTTCCGGTACTAAAAAGAAGATTTGCTGCGAATCAAATATCCCCAACAGGTTTAAAGCAGCAGGATTAAGCGGTGCGGCGCTTAGTTTGCCCGATACCGGTAACACCCGTGCCAGCCATGCGGGGATGGCATGGGTACCGGCCGGAACTTTTAGGATGGGGGCCGATAACCAGCAGGCAGAGGCTGATGAATACCCCAAACACGATGTTACTGTTGATGGTTTCTGGATAGATAAAACGGAAGTAACCAATGCCCAGTTCGAAAAATTTGTGAAAGCAACGGGGTATATAACCACAGCTGAGCGCAAGCCCGACTGGAACGAGCTTAAAAAACAAATGCCGCCAGGTACCGAAAAACCTGCGGATAGTTTACTTGTAGCGGCATCATTGGTATTTGTACCGGCTGATCACCAGGTTAACCTGAACGATTACAGCCAATGGTGGGCCTGGAAAACCGGTGCCAGCTGGAAACACCCGCACGGGCAGGGCAGCGATATTAAAGGTAAAGAAAACTATCCTGTAGTGCAGGTGTCATGGTTTGATGCTGTAGCTTACAGCAAATGGGCAGGCAAACGTTTACCAACCGAAGCCGAATGGGAGCGGGCCGCGCGGGGCGGATTGGAAGATAAGATCTATCCCTGGGGTAATGAAAAAGTGAACGAAGGGCAGCCCAAAGCAAATACCTGGGAGGGGAATTTCCCCTATAAAAACACCCAGCGTGATCATTACTATTATTTGGCGCCGGTTAGTTCATTTGCGCCTAATGGTTACGGATTGTATGATATGGCCGGTAATGTATGGGAGTGGTGTGCCGATTTGTATAATAACAACTACTACAAAACAGTAAACAACCCTGCAGGAGTTAAAAACCCCAAAGGCGCTTCAAAATCATATGATCCGGATGAGCCTTATGCCATAAAGCGAGTTGTACGCGGTGGCTCATTTTTGTGTAACGATAGCTATTGCTCGGGTTACCGTGTGTCGCGCAGGATGAAAACCACCGAAGACAGTGGTATGGAGCACCTTGGTTTCAGGTGCGTAAGCAACTAA
- a CDS encoding sterol desaturase family protein produces the protein MIDQIKQIIENLNGYGFSVLVLVLGVLEFSFGLYKKRWNKNEKWVDIACFTIPKLVVKPLVAYYSLLVLPAILPTLKNTFDWVPFLWGCAIIAIADDLTQYWYHRLHHQVPWLWRFHRTHHSASYMGMAMASRQNIIYTLFFSQTYLTAALVYLGLGVPALVVKGIKSTITTLAHSSIPWDKPFYQYKILHPMAWVLERTISTPATHHAHHAATTDDGVGYYKGNFGNMFFWWDIIFGTAHISRQYPKAYGISHYEGDQWYAQLAWPLFKSKVPGSELAADGPMVKDDVPLQPHQLYRPDVVAAVQPEAEQVDAAFQLQPVKA, from the coding sequence ATGATTGATCAGATAAAGCAAATAATAGAAAACCTTAACGGCTATGGTTTTTCCGTTTTGGTTTTGGTACTCGGTGTACTTGAATTTTCGTTCGGCCTTTACAAAAAACGCTGGAATAAAAATGAAAAGTGGGTTGATATTGCCTGCTTTACCATCCCTAAACTGGTGGTGAAACCGCTGGTTGCCTATTACAGTCTTTTGGTTTTACCAGCCATATTACCAACCTTAAAAAACACCTTCGATTGGGTACCCTTTTTATGGGGATGCGCCATCATAGCCATAGCCGACGATCTTACCCAATACTGGTACCACCGCCTGCATCACCAGGTGCCATGGTTATGGCGTTTTCACCGTACGCACCACTCTGCATCGTACATGGGTATGGCCATGGCCAGCAGGCAGAACATCATTTACACGCTGTTCTTTTCGCAAACCTATTTAACTGCTGCTTTGGTTTATCTTGGTTTGGGCGTTCCGGCATTGGTGGTAAAAGGTATTAAAAGTACTATCACCACATTGGCGCATTCAAGCATTCCATGGGATAAACCATTTTACCAGTATAAAATATTACACCCGATGGCCTGGGTTTTGGAGCGTACGATATCAACTCCGGCAACGCATCATGCACATCATGCCGCTACTACCGATGACGGGGTAGGCTATTACAAAGGCAACTTTGGTAATATGTTCTTTTGGTGGGATATCATTTTCGGTACGGCTCATATCTCTCGTCAATATCCTAAAGCTTATGGTATTTCGCATTATGAAGGCGACCAATGGTATGCGCAACTGGCCTGGCCTTTATTCAAATCAAAAGTGCCCGGAAGTGAGCTTGCAGCCGATGGCCCGATGGTTAAAGACGATGTTCCGTTGCAGCCTCATCAATTATACAGACCTGATGTTGTAGCTGCGGTTCAGCCCGAAGCTGAGCAGGTTGATGCGGCATTTCAGTTACAGCCTGTAAAAGCGTAA